The Henckelia pumila isolate YLH828 unplaced genomic scaffold, ASM3356847v2 CTG_525:::fragment_3, whole genome shotgun sequence genome segment attattattattattattttgccaTCAACTTGTTCAATTTTGAGTTTTCGTACACTAAATTTCAAAGTTCGGTTATTGTACATTAACTTTTAATTTCGATAATTTTGATGAATAAATATCGAAAAATAATGACGTACGTAACATAAAAAATGCTTATGTGGTTGACTTGTCGGATGTCACATTAGTAATTTGACCAAAAAAATAACCAAGAATTTAATGTATCAAAAACAAAGTTTCACAAATTGATGGATCAAAACAATAAGTTAAtagacacaaaaaaaaaattcattctcgatccctatttttataattatacaCATGCATGTGATTTGATGTTTGCAAATTCTTCGTTTCTCAAAATTTATCTCTTATCATAATGAATTTTAAAATGTACCAAattctaattttaaaaatatgattCTAAATCcccaaattttaaaatatgattCTAATTAATCCCCAAGTCTCCACATGTTTGATGTACGTACACTTGCAATTGAATGATTGATGCATGAAATGCACACACAACTTCACAATAAACACAATACACGTTTTACTAAAATGATCAACTTAAATTGCTATAAAAGTCCATTAAAACTTATCACAGTGCATTTTAGACCCATGTAGATTAAGTGTACTACGATGACCCAAGCACGACGTtctgataattttataatttgctTGGTAGTATTTTACAGATATTGataaaatcttatttcttaATTCCATGACTTTTTCTTAAAATCTCGTTACGGTTAATTATCATTTTCACTCAGTTATTTGACTTATTTACAACCATCGAAGTTGTATCATCGAACTTCACATGTTTCCAGGTCAACAAACCATATCTTCCTTTAGCTTCGGGAGGAATATCCATGAAGTTGGGAATTGTAATCACAGCTACCTGTCTTATAACGGTAACTAATAATTAGTTGTATACGTATAATTAATAAGTTTAACATAAATATGTGTAATATGTAAGATTTGTtagatatataaataaataaaaattatattgttGGTCTTAATTATAACTTACAattaattttctattttatgttatgtttgTCGGTCGTCATTCACAATCTTATTTCGTTAATTtgcattttttaaatttttatttatttttcatcaaAATACCGGCATGATATCGAAAACGTTAACAATGTCTGAAGTTATATCAGAAGTTTTTGTGTCACAACTCACAACACCATTTTTAGTGTCATGTAATCAATTTTCTGGCTTTGTAAATTATGTGAACACTCTGatgataaattattaaaattaaaaatgtgcACATTAATTAGTGGATTATGaccataaaatttttttgttttcataaataaattttatcttTCTATTGCAGTAATtcgaaattatatatatattaattaagtcATACCTTTGACTGAATATCAACCGAATTAATTCCTAATTTTGCTCTACTTAGACATTTAACTTAATTAGGGTTCTTGAAATGAAAATAATCTGTTGCCAAATATATTTTGCAGAGTCTTACGTGGGGGATGAGGTATGGATCACCCGCCTTGATGGTTATTCACCTTTGCGCCGGTATATTGGGAAGTTTATACTCCATTGAGGTGGGACAAACATCTCTCCACACACACTTAATATTATACAAGCGATCGTGACACACTGACGGTGTGTTCGACACcatatatatcatgtattgTGTCATgatcacaaataaaaatattgtcaAAATGACACTACGTTCAAGTGGGGTTATTTTAGATTCTGGTCCTATTTCATCGGAATTGCGAACATAGAGCCGCATACACCAACAATTTACAGTGTCATCACAATAATTTCTGATTTCGCGTcagtaagtaaaataaaattaaacgcGGAAACTTATGAAGCCAAAAACTCAAGAttcaattttaataataaatacttAAAGGAGCAAAATCCAAAATAAGCAAACTTAGATAACGAATGCGATCATTTTAATTTCCTCATATACCGATAATCAGTATTGATCACATGAGAGCTTGAATGGTTGATTGAATTTGTATCGAaaagattttgatttgaatttgtATCTTGTAGTTGCCTTATATGAGATGGAAACGAAATCCATTCCTTGTTACAATATGCATGGTGATGACAGGGGCTCTAGCTACTCCAATATTTAGCTTTATTCATATGCaggtatatatttatttttagtcaACACTGAACTGTTACTTATAATTGTCAAtaaattttgttcatattttttttattatacgtGCAGAAATACGTCCTTGGTAAACCAATCGTATTGCCAAGTGGACTAATCTTTACATCCTTTTTCTTGTTCCTGTTCCACATTGTCATGTCCTTATCCAAGGTAATTGATTAATTTGTATTTACAATatggtttatatatatatatatatatatatatatatatacatataactcTTTGTAAAATATATAGTTGTTTATGTTCTTCCACATTCAATTAATATATATGAATTATGACAGGACATAAGCGATGTAGAAGGAGACAAAATGCATGGTATTAAATCATTCAGCATCACGCTTGGACCAGAACGTGTAAGCTAATTTTATTGAccatataattaataattacagcatcaattatattttaattcagtGCCGGACCTGAGATTTTGAGGCTTAAGACGAGCCCAAACCTTAATATTCATATAGAAATAATAGTTTGTAACATGAAttctataaataaaatttagaaaaaataatatgttatAAGAGGAAGAAATTTGCTCTATAAATTTGAAATTCTTCACCAACCTGTATCACCATTAACGAATTAacaaaaattacaagaaaaaaaatagctaaatctaaaataatatattaatatataccaTTCGAAGTATTGACTATACACGAATTGAATATTCAAGACGTTCTTcacatgaccactcgagtattTGTATGTGAAATTTGTTTCAATCTGAAGATCTCTTCTCCCTCACTCTGATGTCGAATTGCCTCATTTTTTTCTTAATATATAACTAAGATAGGGTTTTTTTATTTGGAAAGAAATAAAGGGCTTATCAACTATTATTTATgggtttatttaaatttaaaatgggCTCAtgaattaacatatatatatatatatatatattttaaagattttggtgCCCCAAACTTTTTGGGCCTGAGGCACTTACCTCATTTTTCACATTACAGGTCCCGGCCTGTATGTTATCATGTACATACAAAGTAAATCttttttgatttaatttgttTGCTTTTCATtgtcaaataattttaatttgaagATATTTTGGATGTGTGTGAGCATACTTATGGCAGCTTATGGTGGTGCCATGGCCATTGGAGCTTCTTCCCCCTCTCTTTTGAACAAGATTGTGTCTGTGAGTACTTATTTATAACTAGCCCTAatcatatatatagagagagacttcaaattaaaatttgattaaataaattatttaatttacctTAATTTGGTTGTAGGTCTTGGGACATTTTTCACTTGCATCAATTCTCATGTATCGAACCCTTCGAGTTAATGACATGGATAATTTTTACATGTTCGTATGGAAGGCATGTGCACATTATATATATCGtcaatttcaattttattttgctCATTTAACTTCTAAACTAACTAAAATTCCcttatgttttgttttgttttgttttttttttcttttggcaGCTTTGCTATGCAGAATATTTGTTGGTTCCTTTTATGCGCTGATTAAGAGAAAATAAAACtgttattataatatatatatatatatatatgtatgtatatatatgtatgtatatatatatatatgcaaggAGGTTGTCATGTagattgttttaaatattattcaatCTTTAGAGGAGAAGTGCACGCGGCTTGTTGTATGtgaatttttcttatgcaaCTAAGAAAAGACACGTACGAAACATATTTTGATTGTTGATAAGAAtcgttaaaaaaaattagttgagAAGAGATTAATTTAcaacaaattaattattttcatgttATTTCAGTCAATagtaaattcaattcaatataatTTGTACAACGTATATTTGCATGCAAAAGATCtttattcaaaaaattttgtGTTACAAAACTAAGTGAATTTGtaattgttaaaaaaatattagtaatCAATCTTATAATTTTGTATGAATTagatattgaaaaaaatataatatataattgatatcgtaataaagttattaaaataaaatttgagaaAAGAAAACTAAGTATAATCCATGGTATTGATCATTTATGTTACCACtattaatttatgaaaaataaattaatctaGGTAATGCACTCTaaactttatttaaattactgTGTCAAATGTAGTCTTTCTTTGAGGCTTTGACCTTTAtattttgaacttctctcatTTCTAAGATTTTTTCCTTTGTTATCGCTTTTTCTTCCTGAAAGAAGTATTAATATTCtcataaaattcaatcaattcTTGTGGTGTTGTCATCATGATCAATCATTTGTATTTTCATATCATTTttattctttgattcttttgttgTACGACATTTCTATATTCTTTTGTTATTATCATTTTCTATAACTTATATATCAATATCGTTAACGATGATACATTTGCTGGAtatccactttttttttttatcattttcttgttgTTCAAAATCtacttatattttttttgcatgCAATGTTTTTGTTGCTAAAGTTTGAgctttgaatttgaatgtcttcaattacaaatgttaacatttcatttttttatttcaactaTCTTGTccattttgagaaaaaaaattatattattatttatttgatgtcTCAAATTGAAGGATATTTAGCATCAAGGTTTTTCACTTTATTTacaattaaacaaataaaaccAATGAATTTTGGTAATTCAATCTTCCAAGTAATTGAAatgatttatatattatatatatttatcaaaaATAGTTCAAGTTTAAGtgatataataattaataaaaaagaattatattatttaaacaCCAAATAAAACAAATCACATTCAAATTAAGATGTTTGTAGAAAAACATTTGTTCTCTTCATCTAcgagaaaataaaaacaaaataattttgacatttttaacTATCGGTCAGAAAAAGAAATAGTGAATGAATAATTTTTGTaaagatttatttataaattttaaaaatttatcttCAAAGATATGTTTTTTCAGGTTACAAAAAACCAAAGctgatatgttttttttaaagaaatgtTTCTAGTTCTTGATGAGTTACAGCTGAGTGAGGAATTATGTCAagaaaagaactctatatatatatgtgatgaCACCCAAAGCTAGGGAGAGCCCAAGATATATATCTGCATAGATAGTTGCATATGTCTATGAAAACAAAATCACCAAACAAAGTACTACAAATGTATAAAAGCATTCATCTGAAAGACAGCAGCAGCCAGTTGCAAAGTGAGTGAAACAACGCCAACCAATTTAATAGATACTTGTGTCCTTGTAACTCAATGTTCAATCAGAAGCATACTTCACACATCCAGCAGCAACATAACGCGAAGAGGCTGCACAAATTAAACAAGGACGGTCACTAAAGTTAGCAGGTGGCTTCAAACATGCTGCTTTTTGGCAAGATTTGTTGGATTGAAAATAGAAACGACAGAAGTTTGCGATTTGGTATCTCGTCAAAATTTCAACATATAATTGCAGGGATTCTTTCTGAGTAGTAGTTTGATATGAGTATGAGTTAAGGTCTTTACCACCCCTCAATGAATCCCTTGTCTCCTTTGGCTTTTGTTTGTGACCAGCACTTCATCTTCGGGCGACTTTCCATCGGATAACCTTCATGCAAAAGTTTCAGAAAGGTTAATTAGTTAATGTACAGAAGTTATGTGCTTTTGTATGTGTGTGAGAGCGAGAGAGACCTGGAGGAGGAGCTTGTGTTGTTTGGTTCTGCATTTTGGAAAGGGAATAGGTGAAGCTTCGATGTATGCGCGCAGGATTTGTTTAGGATTTTAGTGATGTTTTTAGGCACATCACGACCTCTCTATATATAACACGTCGATCTTAGGATGTATTTTTGAAAGCATTTGAGCAGATTAGCTTGCGTTCCCACTTTATTTGATGGAAAGTGAAGAATTGTTTAATCATGTTTGATTCAAATGGCAACAATTTGCGTCTCAAGATTTAAACTTTATAtctttttttgttcttttttttttttcaattgttGGATTCGTTCCTTGGTGAAGATGGAAGAATAAAGGTACTCGATCACAACGCCAAAGTCAATAGAATACACGAAAGTACTTTTGGTGGAATTTTCTTtagttcaaagaatatattatttaattatttgctGTGGATGCATACATTCAAGCAAAACGCgttattaaaacttaaaagaACTAGGAGTGTACGAGTTTTCCATGAATTGTAACCTTCAAATGATATTCTATATTACATATGCGTGTGTGGAGAAAGTTATGttaaattatttctgaatttaatTTGACAAAATATAAACCATTAACTTAATATCACGCAAGGGAGGTTTTACTATTATATTAGTTTTTACAATATATTACATGAGAGATTTGCTAGGGATATCGTAATTACatcaaaaatatattaaatttcatCAAGCCATAAATGTAAAATTTTCCAGCATCAAGACAGCAACTCTATCAAACCGATGAAAAATCAATAACACGGTTAGCACGATAACTTTAAACCCACTCTATCAAATAACTACTCCAAACTTCAGATACAGAAAAGAGTTCCAAAGCAATAACACTTCCCAGCCTGCTATTTCTCATTTGCCCATAACCTGGTGAGGTCTGAGGAAATTTTTTTATCCTACATCTCAGCTCGACTGCCACAGAAAACCATATATATGTTCTTTCAAGATTACAATGATATGTTCATAAACCTATAGGTACTCAGTTAAGCATATACAAATCACCGTCAAGTATTGAGTAACCAAAAAATTTAGAAGCACTCACAATTGTTGTCTTTTAACAGCTCCATTGGGTTGTCTGATAGAGTGTGATGGGAGAAATTCCCATTTACCTCGTGATACAAGAAGTACTAACGGATTAGTTTGCATCTAGTATCACTTGCAGTGATATGGCTTTCCATCCTCATGCATCAAAGGATTGCCCAGAACTTCTTTCGGCAAAATAAGACTTGTTCCATTTTCTTCTCGTCGTTTTCCAGAGTATGTACTTGAGTATCCCAAAGAAACTTTGGAGCAAGATCTGCGATCTTTGCCATAATACTTTCGTCTTCACCTCTAATAATAGCATGACCCTGAACGGAAACATTCATAAATTTGACTACGTTTCTCAACATTAAggcttaattatattatatatatcattgaaaAGTGCAGAACATTAAATATAACTCAAGATTATTCCAGCAAACCTTCTCAAGAAAACACGCATAAAAGTGATAATATGAACAACACTGACACACCTGAGGCCGTAGCATACGGTCCATCTCCAGCATTATGTCCTCGAGTAAGCAACCTTCTTCACGGTTCTTGTAGTGAGAGAAAACATTGTTGGCATGTATCAGATCATATGAACGAGGGTATGTTGAGAATGGTTCACACCTGTTGGTAACAAAGGAAAACTTGATATCATATTACATTAATTGGCATGAACGACTTACAAGTTAAACTCTTCAAACATACCAGTCGTGGAAAACACCGATTAAACCCCTATCATAAATGGCAGATAAGGTATTATTCGTGCTCATAGGAACTACATTCATAATCCAAACAGGCCATGTTTTTAAGGCAACTGCAAATCCACCAAGGAAAGCATTCATGTCCATGACGTTGCGTACATCTTTCTCTTCAGCATCCATCAATCTCCAGTAATGTCGAATTTGGTCCTGCCAGTAGATTGTATCCAACAGAAACTTTTCTCGATCGATACCTGCACCGAATTCATCGACCAAGCTAGGCTAAAGATTTATCCTTATTAAACTCAAAGTGGATCCGTGTTAGCAAATCATAATTATGCGAGGAAACTTGGAAGACTACATCCAGGGGTGTTGATAAAGAAAATTTCATCATTTTTCTTATCATAGGTCATGGTGTGATTGATATAATGTTTGAGAATTAATAATtaacattattattatatcatcacatcatattttattcatgcataTTTCATTTGGGTGATAACCAGTCCATCTAGTTCCAATGGTCCATTTAGCAttatatttacaaaaatgataCCGTAGTCAATGCAACCAACCTGTGCGTCAAATGACAGCAGATTGATTGAAGGACAGAGAAAATACATGGCCATAATCTCAAACTGATGTTTTTACAAAGGTTAATGTACCTAGCTTGATGAGAGTTCCAGAAAACTCTGAGAGACGTTGAGGCATAGGTGGGAGTTTCTGGGAAACACGTTCAGCTATACAGTTCCTCAATGGTGCTTTCCATGAGGGCTTTTCATCATCAACGGGATTGCATACACTGATAATTTTTTCCCTTGCCTTTTTCTGTATGCACGAGTTGTCCTCTGGCTTAATCCAGATTGCTGTCTGCACTTTTCGTGCAATGAGTTTCCAACACATTGCAGATGTTAGATTCATCAACTTATCCCAAATCAATGGATATTCTTTGTCAGTTTTGTAAGCAGGAGGAGCTGAGTAGACAAAATATCCATTTGATCTCAATAGACGATCCACTTCTTTAATCAGAATGCCATCTGCAATCGTAAAAAGAATCGTGTATTATTCTACTTGAATATAGTTGGAGCATTGTCCTCCGATGAAAGTATACCCAGTAAGGCCTAGTATAATAACATACAAGGAAAAAATGCACACGCTTTGCGTGTgtaaaataaagattttttatatgtatttttttaaaaaaacaaagaataaAATGAATGGAATTGTGGGTAATTAATAGAAAAGGGTAATCATGGAATTATGATCATTTTGGTGTCCTCAAGATGGTTACTCTAATAGCCTcatcttttatataatagtatagatataaCCTTAATAGGTGAGGTCTACAAACTCAGAATATAGACAATATGGTAGGAACTGTTTCAAATCAATACTTTCCAACAGAGACacctcaaataaattcaaacgATACATATGAAAAGGCTTACCATTCTCATGCCAGTCAACACGACATCTGGAACAATGGACCATCTCAAAGGTGTTGCTGGGATATGGTAACATTTTGGTAGACAAAGCAGAAATCATAGCACCAATTCCACGCTCTAGAGCaaattgaatttgattttcatgaCCATCTTTGGGAGCAAAAGACATAGCTTGAATATTTAAGGGAAGAAGGTATGCTGAGAAGCTAGCTACTCCACAACCAACATCTAAGATTTGAAATACACCAGCAGAAAGGAGGTTTCCAGTGTCATTAGTAGTCATATTTCCCAATCTGCAGAATTAAAAGAAATATTGATTAATCAATACCTGAATAGCACAGGGGTAAATATCACTGTCTTTAGTGACTTCTTAGGACTTAAAGAATGGCGGATAAACCTATCTTTTAACTATTAAAAATCTTACAATATTTCACAGATGTAGCAGCAAATTCGAAAAGGCTGAAAAAGTACACTTGGAGCTTAGTTCCATTTAAGAATAAAGAATGCCACCTTCAGACAAATGTATGCACTTATGTAGACACATAAATACCAATCTATATACACACATgtatacacacacatacacataaTATAAGTGTGCGTATATTACTGAATGtgcatatatgtgtgtgtgtgtgtgtgtgtgtgtattgtCTGATCATCAATGGCTCTCCAGCATTAGTTCACAATTAGTACCGCCCTCAAACAAGTCCTCGTAGTTTGTTGCCAAACCCTTTGACTGAGAAAGAACTTAATACCTTCAGGAAATTTAGCTGCAATATTGATTTGTGCATATTGGATATTCACATTTCAATTAAGTAACTTTCTTTCGTGTCATATTTCCaagtaaaaatttaaatgattaAAATAGGTCCATGATTAAAATTTTTCTGATTTGAATCTTGAAAAATCAGTCCTTGGCAATCATGATGTTCCTCCCTAAATTGATTAACCTGCTCACGACAATAAATAGCGTTATTTTTAAATTCCATGatcttttaaaatttcacaatgTATGTACCTGATTTGATTCACTATAACAGTAAGAACTTTCTTGAGGGTCAAGATTTGAGACTTGGCACATAATGTTTAATTAGATAAACAGGAAAAAGACATGAGACATAGTTATATCCTCATTTTATAATGGCTCCACAAGGCAAACACCAACATATGCAACAGAAAATTTCATTAAGCCATCTTAGACGAACATCTCTGTAATAAAGAAACAGCACATGCACAAAATTAACACTTCAGTTCTCGATCAGTCAAAACAAATTGAAATCAAAAGTACCTATCAATGTATTCAGAAGCTCCGTGCTTGAAATGAGTACCTCCACCAGGAAACCACCACAATTGACCCTTCTCATGCACCCAATTCTGCCCTCCTTTCACCTCAGCAAGATGTGTATGATTCACATTGCTTCGCCAGACATAGTCCCTGCTAGTAGGCCACCTTATTGGTATCTTATAGTCAGCTGGTGGCGGCACCAAACAAAATAAGCGCCTACTGAGTGGAGGACAATGCCTCTCTAGCTCCTCTTTTCTGGAGAGATCTAACTTTGGTAGTAACTCTCTGATGTAAGAAATGTTGTGGCAAGGAATATACTCATTATATGTCAAAGGACAAATATTCATTCCCGTGACTGGAACCCCGAGCGGTACTGTCCGGTATGTAAGACTAACTTTATTTGTAAACACACCTGCAAGTATCAAAATGCAGCAGCACTCAGAAATACACACAcgttaaatttaaattttttttttctcaattttgGGTTGATTTAGCATGAATGACTGGTAGATCAAAGCTCGAACCCAAAAATTCCACTGGGTTCTGTTTGTTGAAGACCGGTACATCAGAAAGACCGTACATTTCACACAATTTTGAACATGTCCCCCGTTAATAATGCCAGTCCAAAGCGCTACAACTAATGGAGTAAGTCACCAAGCCCTACAAACTCAAATTTAAGATACCACATACTGAGCTTACTCTCACGGCAGTTAAAAATCCAAGAATccattttctacacaaatggcaACTCTGCTGTCGcgtcaattaaatcaaatagcACTAGTTAGCGAATTCGTTAATATCAAATACTAATGCACTAACCTGAGTTAGCTGAATCATTGGAGATGGATACAGATGCTTCGTTCTGTTGCACGGCCGGCTGTTCAAATGGAACATAGGGAGACGTGGAGCTGTTTCCGAAGAGTGTGCCGATGTAGAAAGAAGCGACCATTGTTAGAAGGATGAGCATTATGCGTTGGCCCGTCTTCCAATCAAAGGCTCCCGCGTTGAAAAATCCCACCATTTTTTCTACCTAGGAAATCACTCCGGCATCAAAATGAAGAGAGATTAATCAGTTGAAAGAGAGCTGAATTCCGAATGACACAGTTAAGCGGAGGCAGATCGAGAGATGAGGCGCGTGAAATGTGTGCCGGTGCGTGAGAGAGAAAGCTATGGCGTCGTTGGATCCACTGGAATCAACCAGAGTGGTGCTGGTGCCCAACAGAAGAGACAGGAAAAACtggaattcttttttttttttttctatatctctacaaataaataaaatcctttaATTTTTTGcccaaatattttaatattattcataataacAAATGAATTTATAAATTGTAAAAATGTTTTAAAGGTTACTGTTTGACACTTAACTTAAAttaatcaaaataatttttccccaAATGGGtgagaaattttttattaaaatgttTGAATCTGTTCATATCCATGTATTAGTAATAAAAATAAGCACGTTAAACAATATTGTATAAATTGATGATATAATCATTGAAATACTATTTATAGGCAACTTACTAGCCAATTCAACGGTCGGGTTTCCCTGTAATTTTTCCAAATTTTATAAATTGTTATATCACATATTCCTTTCGCCTTTTGgctttttcataaaatattttattcaaatttatatAATTTCCAAAATTATCTACTGTCTATAGATCAGAAAATCATCTACTGTTGATCCAAAAACTAATTCCCATCTGAAATGCCGCTGAGATATAACTCCTTGAATCTAATTTTGGCATGAAAACTTCAATCCGAAGATATTTTTTCTATGTATGTTGGATAAAATTTTCGTTTAATATTGTAATCTGCTTTATCTTTCGGtggataataaataaaattttcggTTTAATACACTGTCCTGCAAAACACActcaattttaattttcaggattattttttcaaaaaaattattttcaggatTATTCTTGATTTATATCAGAGGGATATTTCCACTACTATCTACTGTATCCAAATTTGCTTCTCGTGCTTCTCAATCCTTTTTGTGGATATATTATGAATTTCTTTTTTGATTACAAGAAGTTGTAATTTTCCATCTTTAATAATATCTCTTTTttcgtttcaaaaaaaaaaaatgagaactAAAATaaagtgatttttttttatattaaagaaaaaagtttaaaaatacaGTGTCAGCTAATTCTTGGcattttcagatttttattttttgcagaaGTCTGCCCCTccattttgttttcttgaaaaagatgattttgttttcttgaaaaagaTGATGAAATACAGTGTCTCAGCTAAGATTTTACGGACCCTTACGTCATCATGCAGAAATCCCAGATCATTTTCCACCGGACAGTACGATTCGATCCCCAAGGAAAAGGCGGATGCGGTGGTTATCGGCGCCGGAGTGGTGGGAATAGCGGTGGCGCGTGAGCTTGCCATGAGACACGGCAGAGATGTTGTGGTGATAGAGTCTGCTCCCACTTTTGGGACAGGTACAAGCTCTCGAAACAGTGAAGTTATTCACGCTGGGATTTACTATCCTCGGAATTCACTCAAGGTTCTTGCTTTATTGAATACCATTGCATTCTTTGTTGATCTTTCCTTTTTTGTTCCCCTGTGAGTTTGCTTCGAGTTTAATAGCTCTGAACAGTTGGTATTTTGATGATTATGTTGTAATGGCTGAAACACTGGTGTTGGATTTTCTTGAAATAGTCAAGATTGAGGTTGGTTACGACTTTTgatgaaattaaagaagattaggTTGTACTGGTTAACCAGCAGTCTAAAGCTTATGTCTAGAATTGAATGAATTTTATGCATTTACAAAACTTTTTGTTGGTGCAACCAACTCACTGGCAGACAATGTTTTAGTCCATTTTTGCAAGTTAAAGCCTTTTATCC includes the following:
- the LOC140873132 gene encoding homogentisate phytyltransferase 1, chloroplastic-like, producing MSLLSLSSCFYINIPISTTQTSPLLHTVRANTLAQGRKNITGGFGRNYGEPQPQYHQQRIRNIKTRIRSRHEVVGKYSETDVVNDVVHEKISSSNYKHSFLHDLYLFTRPYVPMGLILCVTSVSTLALSSWTQVSPAFLWEVFKAVVPVVLMSIYVSGINQLYDVEIDKVNKPYLPLASGGISMKLGIVITATCLITSLTWGMRYGSPALMVIHLCAGILGSLYSIELPYMRWKRNPFLVTICMVMTGALATPIFSFIHMQKYVLGKPIVLPSGLIFTSFFLFLFHIVMSLSKDISDVEGDKMHGIKSFSITLGPERIFWMCVSILMAAYGGAMAIGASSPSLLNKIVSVLGHFSLASILMYRTLRVNDMDNFYMFVWKLCYAEYLLVPFMR
- the LOC140873177 gene encoding probable methyltransferase PMT6, with protein sequence MVGFFNAGAFDWKTGQRIMLILLTMVASFYIGTLFGNSSTSPYVPFEQPAVQQNEASVSISNDSANSGVFTNKVSLTYRTVPLGVPVTGMNICPLTYNEYIPCHNISYIRELLPKLDLSRKEELERHCPPLSRRLFCLVPPPADYKIPIRWPTSRDYVWRSNVNHTHLAEVKGGQNWVHEKGQLWWFPGGGTHFKHGASEYIDRLGNMTTNDTGNLLSAGVFQILDVGCGVASFSAYLLPLNIQAMSFAPKDGHENQIQFALERGIGAMISALSTKMLPYPSNTFEMVHCSRCRVDWHENDGILIKEVDRLLRSNGYFVYSAPPAYKTDKEYPLIWDKLMNLTSAMCWKLIARKVQTAIWIKPEDNSCIQKKAREKIISVCNPVDDEKPSWKAPLRNCIAERVSQKLPPMPQRLSEFSGTLIKLGIDREKFLLDTIYWQDQIRHYWRLMDAEEKDVRNVMDMNAFLGGFAVALKTWPVWIMNVVPMSTNNTLSAIYDRGLIGVFHDWCEPFSTYPRSYDLIHANNVFSHYKNREEGCLLEDIMLEMDRMLRPQGHAIIRGEDESIMAKIADLAPKFLWDTQVHTLENDEKKMEQVLFCRKKFWAIL